From Sporosarcina sp. FSL W7-1349, a single genomic window includes:
- the metC gene encoding cystathionine beta-lyase yields the protein MSNQRLETKFIHASTSGNFEQKTGAVNVPIYLSSTFHQENFDSFGPYDYSRSGNPTRDALEKTIAELEGGARGLAFASGIAAISSAFMLLKSGDHIVVTEDVYGGTFRFITQVLTKFGIEHTFVDLADLEATAQAIRPNTKVIYMETPSNPRLGITDIAAIVELAKANGCLTFLDNTFMTPLYQRPIELGVDIVLHSATKFLSGHSDIIAGLAVTKDEELGNQLAFIQNSFGAILGAQDSFSLIQGIKTLGARLAQSSASAKKIADYLNEHPLVEHVYYPGLADHPGHAIHAAQSSDAGAVLSFRLPNRETAKAFVDHIRIPVFAVSLGGVESILSYPAQMSHAAMPKEERDKRGITDGLLRFSVGLEHVDDLIADFEQALQAAAEVNEDFAVVEIK from the coding sequence ATGAGCAACCAGCGATTGGAAACGAAATTCATCCACGCATCCACGAGCGGCAACTTTGAACAGAAAACGGGAGCCGTGAATGTACCGATTTATCTATCCTCCACTTTTCATCAGGAAAATTTCGATTCATTCGGCCCGTATGATTATAGCCGTTCGGGCAATCCGACGAGGGATGCGCTGGAAAAGACCATCGCCGAGTTGGAAGGCGGCGCAAGAGGACTGGCATTCGCATCCGGGATTGCAGCCATCTCGTCCGCCTTCATGCTGCTGAAATCTGGGGACCATATTGTGGTGACGGAAGATGTCTATGGCGGGACGTTCCGTTTCATCACGCAAGTATTAACGAAATTCGGCATTGAGCACACATTTGTCGACTTGGCGGATTTGGAAGCGACAGCCCAAGCGATCCGCCCGAATACGAAAGTGATTTACATGGAAACGCCATCGAACCCGCGTCTTGGGATTACGGATATCGCCGCTATCGTTGAGCTGGCTAAAGCGAACGGCTGCCTGACGTTCCTGGATAATACGTTCATGACGCCGCTCTACCAACGTCCGATTGAACTCGGTGTAGATATTGTACTGCATAGCGCAACGAAATTTTTGTCCGGCCATAGCGATATCATCGCTGGATTAGCAGTGACAAAAGATGAAGAACTAGGCAATCAACTTGCCTTCATCCAAAACTCATTCGGAGCCATTTTGGGAGCGCAAGACTCATTCTCCCTCATCCAGGGCATCAAGACGCTCGGCGCACGGTTGGCCCAATCGTCCGCCTCCGCGAAGAAAATCGCCGATTATTTGAATGAACACCCGTTAGTCGAACACGTCTATTACCCGGGATTGGCCGACCATCCGGGCCATGCCATCCACGCGGCCCAATCATCGGACGCCGGGGCAGTACTATCTTTCCGCCTGCCGAATCGAGAAACGGCGAAAGCATTCGTCGACCATATCCGAATCCCGGTATTTGCCGTCAGTCTTGGCGGAGTGGAGTCGATCCTCTCCTATCCGGCGCAAATGTCCCACGCGGCAATGCCGAAAGAGGAGCGGGATAAACGAGGAATCACCGACGGCCTGCTGCGTTTTTCTGTTGGTCTCGAGCATGTCGATGATTTGATTGCAGATTTCGAACAAGCGCTGCAGGCGGCTGCCGAAGTGAATGAAGATTTTGCAGTTGTTGAAATAAAATAA
- a CDS encoding methionine biosynthesis PLP-dependent protein, with protein sequence MTKRSLATTLVQLGNHSDPKTGAINPPIYLSTAYKHDGIGKSTGYDYTRTKNPTRSILEDGIAKLENGDSGFACSSGMAAIQLVLSLFRSGDELIVPEDIYGGTYRLLDYYSDVYSIHTTYTDFTNIEAVEKLISENTRALFIETPTNPLMQEIDLAAYAKLAKQHGLLLIVDNTFLTPYFQRPIEDGADIVLHSATKYIGGHNDVLAGLVVAKGEELCERLGKNHNAIGAVLSPSDSWLIIRGLKTLHLRMKQHDANAKAIVEYLKSEPKVTDVLYAGRGGMLSFRLKESAWVGTFLENLQLITFAESLGGVESFITYPTTQTHADIPVEERMRRGVCDRLLRFSVGVEEAEDLIDDLKQVFAKLESGVPQQ encoded by the coding sequence ATGACTAAGAGAAGTTTGGCAACGACGTTAGTGCAACTGGGGAATCATAGCGATCCCAAAACAGGGGCGATCAATCCGCCGATTTATTTATCCACCGCTTATAAGCATGACGGCATTGGAAAATCGACTGGCTATGATTACACTCGGACCAAAAATCCAACTCGGTCGATTTTGGAAGACGGCATCGCGAAACTGGAAAACGGAGATTCGGGTTTCGCCTGTAGTTCAGGGATGGCGGCAATCCAACTTGTCCTTTCCCTATTCCGTTCGGGAGATGAACTCATCGTCCCGGAAGACATTTACGGAGGTACGTATCGTCTTTTAGACTACTATTCCGATGTGTATTCAATTCATACTACGTATACCGATTTTACTAATATTGAGGCAGTGGAGAAACTCATTTCCGAAAACACTCGGGCTTTATTCATCGAGACGCCGACAAACCCCCTTATGCAGGAAATCGATCTTGCAGCATATGCAAAACTGGCTAAACAGCACGGTCTGCTATTAATTGTCGATAATACCTTCTTGACGCCTTATTTCCAGCGTCCGATTGAAGACGGAGCGGATATCGTCCTCCATAGCGCGACGAAATATATCGGGGGACATAACGACGTCCTCGCCGGTCTCGTCGTGGCGAAAGGCGAAGAACTCTGCGAACGTCTAGGCAAAAACCATAATGCCATCGGGGCGGTGCTCTCCCCTTCCGATTCCTGGCTCATTATCCGTGGCCTCAAAACGCTTCATTTACGAATGAAACAACATGATGCCAACGCGAAGGCGATTGTCGAATATTTGAAGAGCGAACCGAAAGTGACCGACGTCCTCTATGCCGGACGAGGCGGCATGCTGTCGTTCCGTTTAAAAGAGAGCGCATGGGTCGGAACATTCCTGGAAAATCTTCAACTTATTACATTTGCGGAAAGCTTGGGTGGAGTGGAAAGCTTCATCACCTATCCAACGACGCAAACCCATGCCGATATTCCAGTAGAAGAACGGATGCGGCGCGGTGTCTGTGATCGGCTGTTGCGTTTTTCCGTCGGTGTGGAAGAGGCGGAAGATTTGATTGACGACTTGAAGCAAGTATTCGCGAAATTGGAAAGCGGGGTACCCCAACAATGA
- a CDS encoding aldo/keto reductase, giving the protein MVAKHLQDCTTLSNGVQMPWMGLGVYQSKGEEVVDAVKWALDAGYRSIDTAAIYRNEEEVGRALKESSVPREEIFVTTKVWNSDQGFEATLEAFDDSLKRLELEYVDLYLVHWPEAGKYKETWKALEKLYKDGRARAIGVCNFNIHHLEDLMADAEIMPMVNQVEYHPCLTQVELLAFCKENGIQMEAWSPLMRGQLLENPVLVEIAEKYGKTVPQVMLRWDLQNGVVTIPKSVKQSRIIDNANVFDFELTAEEVEAIGTLNENKRVGPDPDNFDFTGVTVKR; this is encoded by the coding sequence ATGGTAGCTAAACATTTGCAGGATTGTACTACTTTGTCCAACGGCGTCCAAATGCCGTGGATGGGCTTGGGGGTTTACCAGTCAAAGGGGGAAGAAGTGGTAGACGCGGTGAAATGGGCATTGGATGCAGGATACCGCAGCATCGATACGGCCGCGATTTATCGCAATGAAGAAGAGGTCGGACGAGCGCTCAAAGAATCGAGTGTTCCGCGTGAGGAAATTTTCGTAACGACAAAAGTGTGGAACTCGGATCAAGGCTTCGAGGCTACGTTAGAGGCATTCGACGATAGTTTGAAACGGTTGGAACTTGAGTACGTCGATCTTTATTTGGTCCATTGGCCGGAAGCTGGAAAATACAAAGAGACGTGGAAAGCGTTGGAAAAGCTCTACAAAGACGGGCGCGCACGGGCAATTGGCGTCTGCAACTTCAACATCCATCATCTGGAGGACTTGATGGCAGACGCGGAAATCATGCCGATGGTCAACCAGGTCGAATACCATCCATGCTTGACACAAGTCGAACTTCTGGCATTTTGCAAGGAGAACGGAATTCAGATGGAAGCATGGTCCCCTCTCATGCGAGGACAGCTTCTGGAAAATCCGGTGTTGGTCGAAATCGCCGAGAAATACGGAAAAACGGTTCCACAAGTGATGCTGCGCTGGGACTTGCAAAACGGCGTCGTGACCATTCCGAAGTCAGTGAAGCAAAGCCGGATCATCGACAATGCGAACGTGTTCGATTTTGAACTCACTGCAGAAGAGGTGGAGGCCATCGGGACGTTGAATGAAAACAAACGCGTCGGTCCGGATCCGGATAACTTCGATTTTACAGGCGTTACCGTGAAACGATGA
- the serC gene encoding 3-phosphoserine/phosphohydroxythreonine transaminase, with product MSQTNQRAYNFNAGPSALPLAVLEKAQEELVNFRGTGMSVMELSHRSAAFEEVHNAAIDRLKSLFAIPENYEVLFLQGGASLQFSMIPMNFLPEGQQAGYVMTGSWSEKAYKEAELLGQPYELASTKDNKYRNIPALDELQFNSTDAYVHVTSNNTIYGTQWGEFPETGDVPLIADMSSDIMSRPVNVSQFGMIYAGAQKNLGPSGVTVVIIRKDLLEKAKIELPTMLKYSTHVKNNSLYNTPPTFGIYMLGEVLNWIEEKGGLEAIAKQNEEKAKLIYDAIDNSNGFYTGHATPDSRSLMNITFNLANEELEKKFLAEAKEAGFVGLNGHRSVGGCRASTYNAVPVEACQALRDFMLDFQSKNS from the coding sequence TTGAGTCAAACTAATCAACGTGCATACAATTTCAACGCGGGTCCATCTGCACTGCCGTTGGCGGTATTAGAAAAAGCGCAAGAGGAATTGGTCAATTTCCGCGGTACGGGCATGTCTGTCATGGAATTGAGCCACCGCAGTGCTGCTTTTGAAGAAGTCCATAATGCCGCAATCGATCGCTTGAAATCGTTATTTGCCATTCCGGAAAATTATGAAGTCCTTTTCCTCCAGGGGGGAGCGAGCCTGCAATTTTCTATGATTCCGATGAATTTCTTGCCAGAAGGACAACAAGCGGGTTACGTCATGACGGGCTCTTGGTCTGAAAAGGCATATAAAGAAGCTGAATTGCTAGGTCAACCATATGAGCTGGCGAGCACGAAAGACAATAAATATCGCAATATCCCGGCGCTGGACGAACTTCAATTTAATTCTACGGACGCTTATGTCCACGTCACTTCGAATAACACGATCTATGGAACGCAGTGGGGCGAGTTCCCGGAGACGGGCGATGTGCCATTAATCGCCGATATGTCGAGCGATATCATGTCCCGGCCAGTGAATGTCAGCCAATTCGGGATGATCTATGCGGGAGCGCAAAAAAATCTGGGACCATCCGGTGTGACTGTGGTCATCATTCGCAAAGATCTTTTGGAAAAAGCGAAAATTGAACTTCCGACGATGTTGAAATACAGCACCCATGTCAAAAACAATTCATTGTACAACACACCTCCGACATTCGGTATTTACATGCTCGGCGAAGTGTTGAACTGGATTGAAGAAAAGGGTGGCTTGGAAGCGATCGCGAAGCAAAACGAGGAAAAGGCGAAGTTGATCTACGATGCAATCGATAACAGCAACGGCTTCTACACGGGCCATGCCACGCCGGATAGCCGTTCCCTCATGAATATTACATTCAACTTGGCGAATGAAGAGCTCGAGAAGAAATTCCTCGCGGAAGCGAAAGAAGCGGGATTCGTCGGCTTGAACGGCCACCGTTCGGTTGGGGGATGCCGTGCGTCCACATACAATGCAGTCCCGGTTGAAGCGTGCCAGGCACTCCGTGATTTCATGCTGGATTTCCAATCAAAGAATAGCTAA
- the nadE gene encoding ammonia-dependent NAD(+) synthetase: MTTLQEKIIAELKMKPVIDPKEEIRKSIDFMKAYLRKNPFLHGYVLGISGGQDSTLVGKLAQMAVDELNGENGDDYKFIAIRLPYGIQFDEDDAQEVLDYIGPSLTYTINIKEAVDASERALVAAGITLSDYAKGNEKARERMKVQYSVAAMHNCVVLGTDHAAEAITGFYTKFGDGAADLMPIYRLNKRQGKQLLHELNCPEHLYTKVPTADLEDEKPAIPDEVALGVTYDDIDDYLEGKQIAEAARKTIENHFLRSQHKRHMPITIFDDFWK, translated from the coding sequence TTGACTACATTGCAGGAGAAAATCATAGCTGAGTTGAAGATGAAGCCGGTGATCGATCCGAAAGAGGAGATACGCAAGTCGATCGATTTCATGAAAGCCTATTTGCGGAAAAATCCATTCCTTCATGGGTACGTCCTTGGAATTTCGGGAGGGCAAGATTCGACGCTTGTCGGAAAGCTGGCTCAAATGGCCGTCGATGAATTGAATGGCGAAAATGGCGATGATTATAAATTCATCGCGATCCGTCTACCGTACGGCATTCAATTCGATGAAGACGATGCGCAGGAAGTGTTGGATTATATCGGACCTTCTTTAACGTATACCATCAATATCAAAGAGGCGGTCGATGCGAGCGAGCGGGCGCTAGTGGCGGCAGGCATCACGTTATCGGATTATGCAAAAGGCAATGAGAAAGCCCGCGAGCGGATGAAGGTCCAATATTCGGTGGCGGCCATGCATAACTGCGTCGTGTTGGGAACCGACCATGCTGCCGAGGCGATCACCGGATTCTATACGAAGTTCGGGGACGGGGCGGCGGACCTTATGCCGATCTACCGGCTCAACAAGCGGCAAGGAAAACAGTTGCTGCATGAACTGAATTGCCCGGAGCACCTGTACACGAAAGTGCCGACTGCCGATCTGGAGGATGAAAAACCTGCCATTCCGGATGAAGTCGCGTTGGGTGTCACCTACGACGACATCGATGATTACTTGGAAGGGAAGCAGATTGCAGAAGCGGCGCGGAAGACGATTGAAAACCACTTCCTTCGTTCGCAGCATAAGCGGCATATGCCAATTACTATTTTCGATGACTTTTGGAAATGA
- a CDS encoding nicotinate phosphoribosyltransferase: protein MSSNYTDDSWTLHTDLYQINMAESYWADGIHNRKAVFELFFRKLPFGNGYAVFAGLERILDYLRDLHFTESDLAYLRDELGYREDFLSYLKDLRFTGDIYSMQEGEIVFANEPIIRVEAPLIQAQLIESAILNIVNYQTLIATKASRIKQVVKDEVVMEFGTRRAHEMDAAIWGARATYIGGIEATSNVLAGKRFEIPVAGTHAHSMVQAYKSEYEAFHSYAKRHKDCVFLVDTYNTLKIGVPTAIQVAKELGDQINFQGIRLDSGDIAYLSKETRRMLDEAGFPDTKIIVSNDLDEYTILNLKAQGARVDVWGIGTKLITAYDQPALGAVYKIVSIENEAGEMEDTIKISSSTEKVTTPGRKKLYRIIDRENGMAEGDYIAMYDEDPASEKRIKMFHPIHTFISKFVTNFEAKDLHVKVVDQGEIVYKNPPLREMREYAKENLTLLWDEYKRSLNPEEYPVDLSQKCWDNKMRNIQEVQDMVEDYIRIQ, encoded by the coding sequence ATGAGTTCAAATTACACAGACGATAGCTGGACATTGCATACGGATCTGTATCAGATCAACATGGCCGAGTCCTATTGGGCGGATGGCATCCATAATCGCAAAGCCGTATTTGAATTGTTTTTCAGGAAATTGCCATTTGGGAACGGCTATGCCGTTTTTGCAGGGTTGGAGCGCATCCTCGATTATTTGCGGGATTTGCATTTCACCGAGAGCGATCTAGCCTATCTCCGTGATGAATTAGGCTACCGGGAGGATTTTCTTTCGTATTTGAAGGATCTTCGATTTACGGGAGACATTTACTCCATGCAGGAAGGCGAAATCGTCTTTGCCAATGAACCGATCATCCGGGTGGAAGCACCACTGATCCAGGCGCAATTGATCGAGTCAGCGATCCTCAATATCGTCAATTACCAGACGTTGATCGCTACGAAAGCGAGCCGCATCAAACAGGTGGTGAAAGATGAAGTCGTCATGGAATTCGGAACACGGCGCGCCCACGAGATGGACGCCGCGATTTGGGGAGCCCGAGCGACCTACATCGGCGGTATCGAAGCGACGAGCAATGTCCTTGCAGGGAAACGATTTGAAATCCCAGTGGCAGGTACGCATGCTCATTCGATGGTCCAAGCATATAAGAGCGAGTATGAGGCCTTTCATTCCTACGCCAAGCGCCATAAAGACTGTGTATTCTTAGTTGATACATACAATACGCTGAAAATCGGCGTGCCGACCGCTATCCAAGTGGCGAAAGAACTCGGGGATCAGATCAATTTCCAAGGCATCCGGCTGGATAGCGGCGATATTGCGTATCTCTCGAAAGAGACGCGCAGAATGCTGGATGAGGCAGGGTTCCCGGATACAAAAATTATTGTCTCCAATGATTTGGATGAATACACCATTCTCAACTTGAAAGCGCAAGGCGCCCGGGTGGATGTGTGGGGAATCGGAACGAAGCTGATCACAGCCTACGACCAGCCTGCTTTAGGGGCTGTTTACAAGATTGTCTCCATCGAAAATGAGGCAGGCGAAATGGAAGATACCATTAAGATCTCTTCATCCACCGAAAAAGTGACGACCCCCGGACGGAAAAAATTGTACCGGATCATTGACCGGGAAAACGGCATGGCAGAAGGGGATTATATCGCGATGTATGATGAAGATCCGGCTTCCGAAAAGCGCATCAAGATGTTCCATCCAATCCATACGTTCATTTCCAAGTTCGTGACGAATTTTGAAGCGAAGGATTTGCATGTTAAGGTCGTCGACCAAGGGGAAATCGTCTATAAAAATCCGCCGCTCCGCGAGATGCGGGAATATGCCAAGGAAAACTTGACTCTTCTTTGGGATGAGTATAAACGGTCGTTAAACCCGGAGGAATACCCGGTCGATTTAAGTCAAAAGTGTTGGGACAATAAGATGCGCAACATACAAGAAGTGCAAGATATGGTAGAAGACTATATCCGAATTCAATAA
- a CDS encoding cyclase family protein, producing the protein MTKTLTNEVLEAIQLVKSKEWVDLTHTFGKDSPHFSAFDAAETVTLFDHDDGFFAQQFTFAGQYGTHIDAPIHFVRDTRYLEELELKELVLPLVVIDKSKEAAENHDFTLAVQDILDFEAEHGEIEGGTFVALRTDWSKRWPDKEAFDNKDADGNNRIPGWGLEALKFLFEERKVKAVGHETYDTDSAIDFQKNNALLGEYYVLEQDTYQIELLTNLDKLPAKGAVIFNIVPKPEKASGFPVRSFAILP; encoded by the coding sequence ATGACAAAAACATTGACCAATGAAGTTCTCGAAGCGATTCAACTGGTGAAGTCGAAAGAATGGGTTGACCTGACGCATACATTCGGGAAGGATTCCCCTCATTTCTCCGCATTCGACGCGGCGGAAACCGTTACTTTATTCGACCATGATGACGGGTTTTTCGCTCAGCAATTCACGTTCGCCGGCCAGTACGGAACCCATATCGACGCGCCGATCCACTTTGTGCGCGATACGCGCTATTTGGAGGAACTGGAGCTGAAAGAACTGGTCTTGCCTTTGGTCGTCATCGACAAATCAAAAGAAGCTGCGGAAAACCACGATTTTACGCTGGCGGTTCAAGACATCCTCGACTTCGAAGCAGAACACGGGGAAATCGAGGGAGGCACATTCGTCGCGCTGCGGACAGACTGGAGCAAACGCTGGCCGGATAAAGAAGCGTTCGACAACAAGGACGCAGATGGCAATAACCGCATCCCGGGGTGGGGGTTGGAGGCGCTGAAGTTCCTCTTCGAAGAGCGGAAAGTGAAAGCGGTCGGCCACGAAACCTATGACACGGACTCCGCCATCGACTTCCAGAAGAACAATGCCCTGCTTGGCGAATATTACGTATTGGAACAGGATACGTACCAAATTGAGTTATTGACCAACTTGGATAAGCTGCCGGCAAAAGGAGCGGTTATCTTCAATATCGTTCCAAAACCGGAGAAAGCATCCGGCTTCCCGGTCCGCTCCTTCGCCATTCTGCCGTAA